Part of the Nostoc sp. ATCC 53789 genome, TTTTCTACGGTGTTCGTTCCACAGGCATTTATTGCCGACCTATTTGCCCTAGTCGCAGACCAAATCGCAATCAAGTTTGTTTCTTCCAGTCAGCAAAAGAGGCTCAAAGCGCAGGTTTTCGACCTTGTAAGCGCTGTCAGCCACAATCTGAAACAGTTCCAAATCCAGCCAAAGCAAAAGTTTTAGCAGTATGTCGATACATTGAAGCACAAAGCGATCGCATCCCCACCCTCTCAGAATTATGCTCTCAGGTGGAAATGAGTCCTAGTTATTTGCAAAAGGTATTCAAGCAAATAATTGGTGTATCGCCTTTTCAATATGCAGATGCGCTGCGTAGCGAACGATTAAAGCAGCGTCTCCAGTCAGGGGAGGAAATTGCTCATGCAGTTTATGACACGGGGTATGGTTCAAGTAGTCAAATTTATGAAAAAGCACCGAAGCAACTGGGAATGACACCAAAAATTTACCAACAAGCTGGAAAAACAATCAGCATTGTCTATGCGATCGCTCCATGTCCGCTAGGATATTTACTGGTGGCAACAACAGACAAGGGGATTTGTGCCGTTAAACTAGGTGATGAAGCAGACAAACTTGAACACATCTTGAATCAAGAATTTCACCAAGCGCACATCATACGTGATGACCACATACACAAAGAATGGATACAAGGAATCCTCGACTTGATTGCGGGAGATGAAATACATCTCGATTTACCACTGGATGTCCGTGGAACAGCATTTCAGAAACAGGTTTGGCAAGTATTACAAAAAATTCCCTATAGCGAAACTCGTACCTACACTGATATTGCCCGTGATATTGCCAAACCCCAAGCAGTCCGCGCTGTGGGGAATGCTTGTGGAGCTAACCCGATCGCAGTGATTATACCCTGTCATCGGGTGCTGCGGAGTGATGGCAGTCTTGGTGGTTATCGTTGGGGGATTGAGCGCAAACAAAAACTACTTGTACAAGAATCGAAATCGATTAAAGATGACTCAAATACCTGAACTAGAATCATTGACTGAAGAAAGTCTCACCCGTGGTTTAATGGTGCTTGCCAATCTTGACAGCGATTTGGCTCGGATTTTAGAAACACTCGGGCCTCCACCAATATGGTCAAGAGAACCAGGTTTTGCAACGCTTCTGTGCATAATTCTAGAACAGCAAGTTTCCGTAGCAGCTGCAAGGGCTGTATTTAACCGTCTATGTGGGGTTATTGTACCGCTAACGCCAGAAAATTTTCTGACATTGGATGATGTTCAATTAAGAGGGATTGGATTCAGCCGACAAAAGATTCTATACTGTCGTGGATTGGCGAATGCGATCGCTTGCGATCAGCTTGACCTCAGCAAGCTGGAAAGAATGGACGAAACTACTATCAGAACTGAGTTAAAGCGCCTCAAAGGTATAGGAGACTGGACAGTTGATATTTATTTACTCATGGCGCTGCAACGTCCTGATGTCTTTCCTAAAGGCGATTTAGCGATCGCGATCGCTTTGCAAAAACTCAAAAACTTGGCGACACGTCCAACACCAGTTCAACTGGAAGCAATGACACAGCACTGGCAACCTTGGCGAGCAGTTGCGGCAAGACTTCTATGGCACTATTACCTAAGTAATCCTAAATAATTGCTCCTTCTCCCTTCTCTAACGAGACGCTGCGCGTTCACGTAGTGTCTCGTAGAGAAGGCGCACTTGGCGACTTGGTGGTTCGTATAATAAATATAAAGTAAATGGCAGAAAATCAATTAAGCCTAATAACAGAAAAGTCTGATAAAACTTTAAACATCCTGCCGATAATCATAGTAATAATTGCATTATTAGCTTTATCTTCAACAGCAATATTTATTAAAATTGCTCTTAGAGAAATGAGCGCTACTGCTACATTATTTAATCGTTTATGGATAGCAACTATTATCTTTGGATTATGGAGTGGAATTAACCAAGCACAAACTCATATTAAAGATGATGAACCTGTATTACCACAGCAGCCTTATCCAATCAAAGAGATATCGTTTTTAATAGCAGTAGGTCTAGTTCATGTATTAGGTAGATTATCTTGGACTTGGGCGCTAACCCAGACTGGTGCTGCTAATGCTAATGCGTTAGGTAGTCTCAATCCGCTATTTACTACATTAGGAGGATGGCTATTTTTTAATCAGATTTTTGGGCGCAAATTTATCATCGGTCTGATATTAGCCATAATCGGCGCGATCGCAGTTGGATTTGAAGATTTATTACGCTCTAATAATAATTTTACAGGTGATGCTGTTGCCCTAATCTCGTCGATATTTTATGCAGCAAACTTTTTACTGATCGAGCAAATCCGCAATAAGTTTTCAATTATTACTATCCTTCTGTGGCGCTGTGTCATCGCAACTTCATTGATGATTCCAGTAGTGCTAATCTTTGAAAAACAACCTTTGCCAGTTTCTTTGTCAGGGTGGTTAGTAGTATTTGCACTAGCTGCTATTTGCGAAGCCTTGGGTCATGGGCTAATTGTATACAGCCTGAAAACTTTTTCTTCAGGATTCATCTCTTTACTTTTGTTACTCAATCCAGTGATTGTTGCTATTCTTGCTTGGATACTTTTCTCGGAAAATTTGAGTATTTTTAACTTGCTAGGGTTGGCATTAATTTTAGGGGGTATATATTTAGCAATTTCTAACCAAGGATCTATCAAATCTAGCGTTAATCCCCCCATACAATCTCTACAAGAAAGTGAATCTTAATAAGTTCGTAGTAAGGACTTTAGTCCTGATTTTCTAAGAGGCTGTTTTAAAAGTCCTCTTATCGGTAATAAAACGTTTTAGATCCCCCTAAATCCCCCTTAAAAAGGGGGACTTTGATTCCGGTTCCCCCTTTTTTAAGGCAGGGCCGTTTCATTCCCTAAAAGGCTCTGATTTACAAGCGTTTCAGGAAAAAAAGTCAGGTGACTAAAAAATCTGATTGGGCAAGAAAATCGCGATCACACTGAAATTTAGTCGTTGAGGTGGTAGCTTTTCGATTAGCAAATCAAGCAAATTTCTGACTCCTACTCTTGACAAAATCTCTAAGAGATCGAATGAAACAGCCCTGCTTTTTTAAGGGGGGTTAGGAGGGATCAATAAATACCTAAAATCACAGCCAACCACTTTTCAAACATCCTCTAAACACTAAAGTCCTTACTGCAAACCCTCAAAATAACTCTAATACTTGCGTAATCTCGGTGGTAAATCGGTTACAGTTTCCCCATGAAGACTCGTTCCGCCGGGCCTGTCATGTAAACCCGTTGGTCGATTTCTGACCATTCAATTTGCAAGGGGCCACCAGGTAATTCTACAGTAGCAGTGCGATCGCATTTTCCGGTTAACACACCAGCCACTAAAGAAGCGCAAGCACCAGTTCCACAAGCTAATGTAATCCCAGCACCCCGTTCCCACACCCGCATTTTTAAATAGTCAGGGCGTACCACTTGAATAAATTCAGTATTTATGCGTTGGGGAAAAGCTGGGTGATGCTCAAATTTCGGGCCTATGCTTTCTAGTTCAATTGCTGCTACATCTTCCACAAAGGTAATGCAGTGGGGATTTCCCATATTTACACAGGTGACATCCCAAGTTTTCCCCACCACCTCCAAGGGCTGAGAAATTACTTTTTCTTCGGCGGGTGCAAGAGTGGTAGGAATTTCGCCAGCGAGTAATCTGGGTAAACCCATGTCTACTTTAACTAGACCATCAGATAAGAGTTGGGGAGTCATTACACCGCCCAAAGTATGAATGCGATATGAATCTTTATTTCGGGATTGACCTTCTAAATCTGCCAAAAAGCCAGCTAAACAGCGAATGCCATTGCCACACATTTCTGGTTCTGAACCATCAGAATTAAAAATCCGCATGGTGTAGTCAGTGCCGTTTTCTCCAGGTAGGGCAAAAATAACACCATCAGCACCGATACCAAAATGGCGATCGCACAACTGGATGGCTTGCTCTGGAGTCAATACGGGCAAAGATGACGAGCGATTGTCAATGAGAATAAAATCATTGCCCAGACCATGATACTTAGTAAATTCGATTGCCATTTTCTCAAGGATGAATTATCAAGGATTAGTTACTCTTTATTTTGCCTTGTAGGTTCATCTTTACTAAAAATGCTTACCGAATTTGACACCACTTTACCCAGTATTAGACAAGTCCAAAACCTGATTAAACAAACAACGCCAGTTGAGTTAAAGCTGGTGACTCAGGATGTACTCACAGGAAAGGTTGTATGGCAAGATCCACAGTGTATCTGTATTGCTGATGAAAACAGTCAGCAAACCACCGTTTGGAAACAAGCGATCGCATACATCAAACCGAAAACAAGTTAGGAATAGAATTTTGCTTGCGATCGCTCTAAGATTTTGGTTAGCGATCGCTCGTTTGTATGCAATCCACTCTAATTTCCCTTCCATGAGGGAGAATCAATGCGAGAGTTGCCAATCTTGCAGCATCAAAATAGCATCTCTATACAAAGACAAATCCACCTGGTGGACTTCTATTCCCTGCCCAATTCCTTCTAGAAGGGTGATTGTCAAATTTCCTCCCAAGTGTTCGCGG contains:
- a CDS encoding DMT family transporter, which gives rise to MAENQLSLITEKSDKTLNILPIIIVIIALLALSSTAIFIKIALREMSATATLFNRLWIATIIFGLWSGINQAQTHIKDDEPVLPQQPYPIKEISFLIAVGLVHVLGRLSWTWALTQTGAANANALGSLNPLFTTLGGWLFFNQIFGRKFIIGLILAIIGAIAVGFEDLLRSNNNFTGDAVALISSIFYAANFLLIEQIRNKFSIITILLWRCVIATSLMIPVVLIFEKQPLPVSLSGWLVVFALAAICEALGHGLIVYSLKTFSSGFISLLLLLNPVIVAILAWILFSENLSIFNLLGLALILGGIYLAISNQGSIKSSVNPPIQSLQESES
- the ada gene encoding bifunctional DNA-binding transcriptional regulator/O6-methylguanine-DNA methyltransferase Ada, producing MQLQQTQIFEETLWKAVLNRDATIDGKFFYGVRSTGIYCRPICPSRRPNRNQVCFFQSAKEAQSAGFRPCKRCQPQSETVPNPAKAKVLAVCRYIEAQSDRIPTLSELCSQVEMSPSYLQKVFKQIIGVSPFQYADALRSERLKQRLQSGEEIAHAVYDTGYGSSSQIYEKAPKQLGMTPKIYQQAGKTISIVYAIAPCPLGYLLVATTDKGICAVKLGDEADKLEHILNQEFHQAHIIRDDHIHKEWIQGILDLIAGDEIHLDLPLDVRGTAFQKQVWQVLQKIPYSETRTYTDIARDIAKPQAVRAVGNACGANPIAVIIPCHRVLRSDGSLGGYRWGIERKQKLLVQESKSIKDDSNT
- a CDS encoding RNA chaperone Hfq, translated to MLTEFDTTLPSIRQVQNLIKQTTPVELKLVTQDVLTGKVVWQDPQCICIADENSQQTTVWKQAIAYIKPKTS
- the dapF gene encoding diaminopimelate epimerase; this translates as MAIEFTKYHGLGNDFILIDNRSSSLPVLTPEQAIQLCDRHFGIGADGVIFALPGENGTDYTMRIFNSDGSEPEMCGNGIRCLAGFLADLEGQSRNKDSYRIHTLGGVMTPQLLSDGLVKVDMGLPRLLAGEIPTTLAPAEEKVISQPLEVVGKTWDVTCVNMGNPHCITFVEDVAAIELESIGPKFEHHPAFPQRINTEFIQVVRPDYLKMRVWERGAGITLACGTGACASLVAGVLTGKCDRTATVELPGGPLQIEWSEIDQRVYMTGPAERVFMGKL
- a CDS encoding DNA-3-methyladenine glycosylase yields the protein MTQIPELESLTEESLTRGLMVLANLDSDLARILETLGPPPIWSREPGFATLLCIILEQQVSVAAARAVFNRLCGVIVPLTPENFLTLDDVQLRGIGFSRQKILYCRGLANAIACDQLDLSKLERMDETTIRTELKRLKGIGDWTVDIYLLMALQRPDVFPKGDLAIAIALQKLKNLATRPTPVQLEAMTQHWQPWRAVAARLLWHYYLSNPK